Proteins encoded together in one Roseibacterium elongatum DSM 19469 window:
- the accB gene encoding acetyl-CoA carboxylase biotin carboxyl carrier protein, with the protein MKNKTHDQDVEFIRALAELLRDNDLTELQVKRDYGEADSLNVRVSRQQPAPAPVHVAAPAPAPAPMAAPSAAPAAPAAEMSDDPAQNPNAVTSPMVGTVYLQPEPGSPAFVAVGDKVAEGQTLLIVEAMKTMNQIPAPRAGTVKRILVEDKSPVEFGAPLMIIE; encoded by the coding sequence ATGAAGAACAAGACACATGATCAGGACGTGGAGTTCATCCGCGCATTGGCCGAGCTTCTGCGGGACAACGACCTGACCGAATTGCAGGTCAAACGCGATTACGGCGAGGCCGACAGCCTGAACGTGCGTGTCTCGCGCCAGCAACCCGCCCCGGCCCCGGTCCATGTGGCGGCCCCTGCCCCGGCCCCGGCCCCGATGGCCGCGCCCTCCGCGGCGCCCGCGGCCCCGGCCGCCGAGATGTCGGACGACCCGGCGCAAAACCCCAACGCCGTGACCTCGCCCATGGTCGGTACCGTCTACCTGCAGCCCGAACCGGGATCGCCGGCCTTTGTCGCGGTCGGTGACAAGGTGGCCGAGGGCCAGACCCTGCTGATCGTCGAGGCGATGAAGACGATGAACCAGATCCCCGCGCCGCGCGCCGGAACGGTCAAGCGGATCCTCGTCGAGGACAAGTCGCCGGTCGAGTTCGGCGCACCGCTGATGATCATCGAGTAA